DNA from Gavia stellata isolate bGavSte3 chromosome 16, bGavSte3.hap2, whole genome shotgun sequence:
TGGAGCATGGAATGCTTCACTTCCAGCAGGTGTGAAATGAGAGGTAACCCCGTAACCGCGCGGGTACCCCCCGTGCTGGGGTGCCGAGGGGTTTCTGGTGTAGGAGCCCCAGCGCTCCCGACCTGCTGTTTGCTGGTACCGCgcttgcagctctgctgctgtgagacGGGCTCTCAGGTCTTCAGGAAACGCTCACGACTGGCAGCCAGGGTAGAAGAAAGTCATTTCAAAGCTATGGAGAGCTTAAAGGCGAAGTCAGCTTCGTGGCTTCTGCTGTTGCCGATTTGTTGGGGGTCCTCCTAGTGTGATGGAGAAGTGtctttaaaataggaaaatggGTCTGGAAAGAAGCTTACCACAGGAGCTCATTGGAACTACTTAATTTTCCTAAAAAAAGTATGCACGCTTCCTCTGAATAACTGCTGCTTTTCCACAAAAGAATAGCATTTTGAGTTGCAGCGTTCGGAGTTGTACTTCCCCAGGCGCAGCCCGAGATGTGGGAGACGTGTCGGCCGCCGGCTGGGAAGGGCTTAGCGAAGGCGCGGTGTGAAGGCTGCCCCTGAGCCGCAGAGCGATGAGATCTGCCCCTGCCTGAAGTCAGCGGACAGGCCTGGGGGTCTCCTCTGCTCACGCGCTTCCAGACTAGCGAGAGGGTCGCGGTGGTCCCCGCCCGGCCCGCAGCTTGGCACAGGCCAGCCTCGGGGCCGCGGCTGAGGAGCGGGGCCCGCGCTCCGCTCGGCCTCCGCCGGGGACGGGCAGAGCACCCGGCTGtgcccgccccgctgccggcgCGGAGGCAGGTGCCGTGCGcctgcgggccgggccgcaaGATGGCGTTGCCTCCTTGCCaggggccgccgccgcgcgggAGCGGCCCTGCCCGCGGGGGGGATGTCGCTTCAGCCGCGGCTGGGGCTCCTCGGCCTGCCTGTCCCGCTGCCCTCGCAGCAGGCGGGAAAGCTGCCCTTCGGCACCCCAGCCGGATTCCGCCCGGCAGCTGCTGCCCGTCCTCGCAGCGTGCAGCCGTGTGCTCCTGGCCGGCCCCGGCTCCCTCTCCGGTGCTGGTTTGCAGGCTGAGGGGACGGTAGCTGTGCCTTGAGAGCTCCCAGGGGCGTGTGGCAGCTCCTCCCTGCCTCAGCACCCGGCGTCCTCTCTCCTGGCGCAGGAGTGCCCTTTGTGGCATGGCCGGCGGTTGTGTTCTCGGGAACGGCGCATGGTGGGAGCTGCGACGTTTGGGCACGACCGTGGGTTAGCAGCACAGTAGTAGCCGCCTCTCCTCAGGCAATTCCAAATTTTGGAAGTCCTTGCTCTGTCCTGTGGCCCAGCGCGAGGAGTCGGGGATGAGGATGCTGGAGCCAGCGTCACGTGTGACCGCTGGAAGGGATGGCAGCGCCTGCCCCGTGCCCTTGCTGCCCTtgctgagcaggagaggtgaTGCAGGGCAGTCTGCAGTTGTGCTCCCAGGCAAGGAGACCgcagggcagggctgaggcCCTTGGGCTGCTGGGAGCCTGTCAGACAGGGCTGGGACTCCTGTGCCgctggtgctggggaggagggttCGGGGTTGAGTTACTGCAGGGCTGAAATATCAGCCAGGCTGAGATCTCTTtgttctctgctgctgttaGCTTTGGCGTCCCTGGGGAATGGAAACCTTGCAGGGATGCTGTGGCTGGCTGGAAACACTATTTCTGTGGCTGTTAGACTCTCCTAGCCATTACATCTGTTTGTAGACTTGTaatgttatttcttttacaGTGCTGTGTAGGAAATTGAGtctatttctgtttaaatactGGGGTAATAGAGCCTGCTATTTAGTGAAAGATTTATGTAAATGGCTCTTTGTTTCACACGATTGGGCCTTACAGAGTGTAAGTTACATCGATAATGTAATTATGCCACTACTGCCATTTCAAAGCAGCACGTCGTGGAGAAGCCTCCCATTTCTGTATAGAATAGGACTTGAAAACCTTACGCTTTTTAAATCAACTTTTattctgcagcaaaaaaaaatagtagagCTGGATTATAGAACAGCTTGTTCTGGAGTTGTCGACCTTTTTAGCTTAGAACCCAAGATTTCTTTTATACCAGAACTTTGGAGCACCTATTATTGGACGTTGTAATTGCATTACATAAAGTGAGTTAGCCTTAAAATGCAATTTCCCCACCTTTCCTAAAGCTTCGTATTTTGTTTAATGTCAACCTGGTGGTCAGTATTTCTTCAGTCTGGCATTTGTATTAGCATGGAGGTTGCAGTAACTTTTGAGTATCGTAAAGCACAAGGTAATTTATTGAACTTCAACAGTTTAGACTTCATTATTCAGGTGAATGTTGATTACTTTTTGCAATGGGGCGTTAGGTCCTTGTAGCCTTCTGTGTCTCATTTCTAGCCAGAGGAGATCTGTAAGTTCCAAAATAGACTATTCATCCTTAGAAGGCCTGTTCTTGTGCATACATTTCTTACATAGGATGTTGCCCTACAGGCAACCTATACAATTTTGGCATAATTCCTTTTCAGTGGGGGTCTCGGAATGAGAATGTCTTTCTTCCAGCCTTGAAACAACTCATCTGTACAGCCTGAGGAAAATGAGGTTACCttgagcaggagcaggcagtagCAATCCCTTATCCTTGCTGCACGCCAGCCCCTGAGCAGAAGAGTGTGCCCTTTTGCCAGGGTGGACCCACACTGCAATCCGAAGTGACCTCCCACTGTCACACTCTTCTAGCAGCTTTTGCAGGGCAGTGAAACGTTACGTACCAGAGTCTGCATTCAGGTGATGCTGCACTGTACCTTTCCAGCTTTTTGCTCGAGGAAATAGGTTGTATGGCTGAATGTGATTAGCGGCAGTGACAAGGAGCTTGCTTGCTGCAGAAATTCGGGACGCCGTTGTTCTCTGTGAAGTGCAGCGTGGGGGGCTTTGGCTTGTGGAGCTGCCCTCTGCTTAGCCCTCATTTGAAAAACGTGATGCAGGTCAAGAGCTCACATCTTCCTTTCTGTGGTACAGAAGGTGTGTGGAAGATGTCTGTATGCTGCAGCAACAGCTAGCATCTCCCCTTCAAGCGATTTTTCTCATGGCAGTATTatgggttttctgtttgtgttctTATCTTACTTACTAAGCTAATCTTACTAAAGTCTTCCTTTCCGCTAACTTGAATGGAGACTGCAGATTGTTAATATCAGGCAGCTCGTACCTGTTGAGAGAAGCTATGAAACTGCTTCTGACTTGACAAGTGACAGCtagcaattttcttttccccGTGTGAGAAGTGGTAATCTTTACCCTATGCATTTTTATCCCAGTATCCCAGTCCCATGGAGAAACACGTCATGGCTGTAGAAAcagtggaagagaaaacagGTAAGCTGCCTGACTTTTCTTACAGagctaattaaaatatttcacgacctttaaaattaattaatgtaATAGTTGTATTTCAATAGCAGCTGGGCACTGCAGACATATCTGGGATTCCTGCATGCTGGATATTGTGTAAGCAAGACCAAGAAAATATTAGCCCCCCACCAAAGTGTGTGTTTTAACTGCATTAAGTATttgaattttcagtttattcCAAGGCCATTAGACACGTTATGCCTGGTTTCTCTGTACTACGTTCTTTTGTTGTATGGTTCCTTGGTGTTTCTGTGATGATTTCCATCTGCAGTGCTCTACAAATCAGATGTAAGGCCCCTGGGAGGAAGCACAGTGAGCTGTGTGGATCAAGCCTTGGGTGCTCCACAGGCATCGCACTACTCGGTTTTCATGATCCCTGCCTTCGGAGGGATCACTTGCTGTTTCACTTCCCACATGAGGAGGTAGTTCCAGGAATCAGAGACTTGCACAGTGGCCTTGTAGGATGCTGACAGTCAGAAAGCAATCACAGATCCTCAGTCTTTCGCTTTATCAGTCAGAATTCCTGAAATACCAAAAATCAGATGTTACCATTTCCCAGTCATAttgacaggaaaataaatctgcTCGGGTCAGAGCGCAGTTGTCAGATCAAGTCTGCTGATACCGtgtggatttttgttttccagttgctgAACTTGCAGGAAATGCTTGCAATAAGGCACTTAAAGTAACATGCCTGTGTGGAGGATGTATTAAACAGTTATGCCACCACATGGGAAACAAGTACCATAGGACTTTACCTGGAAATAACCACCTTTCTTCCTAATACAGGAACTGTGTTCAGGTATTCATTTGGGATGAGATAAGAACTTGTGGACTTTGAAGTTTTGTTCCCAAATGCTTGCGGATGCTCTTTATCATACATTTGGAGATGTCTTCTGTCTTGCAGCTCAGGTTTAATGGTGGCTCTTAATTCCAGGCTTATGCTTTCTTTCTAAGCAAGGTTAGTGAGGTTGCCCTGCGATTCAAGAAAGCTGGGCATTAGTGCTGCCATTGCCGTTTTCTTCAAATGCAGTAAACAGCTCTTCCTGCAGAATGCTTTTCTGCTCTACGTTGCTTGGAGATAGATGCTCCATATTATTAGTGTGATGTGTGTGTTAGAGTTCTAGGAACCGAACCCCATGTAGTTTTCATTGCACAGACCCCACCAAATGCAACTGTTTGAGAAGGTACTCTTTTATCCCAGAGAAGTATTTAACCTGGGCTGCCTGCCAGTTGGCTTCTTGTTCGGTAGCATTCTGTTCTTGATCTGGgtcattaaatattaaaaggcAAAGTAATTCTAAAAGCCAGCCATTTTTTGGAGACACTAAATAACTGTAATTTGTTTCCTAATAGATAGTTTTGTCCTTGTCACTGGGTCCAActcaatacaaaaataaatgagtgaTGAGACAGGACAGTTCTGTAAATCTCATATGCAGTTTATTTGCCCAGAGAATGAGCCTGAGAATATAAATTGGGGTGGGCATAGAAATAAACTAAAACTTAGGTCCATATGTTGGTCAGGTAGATCAGTAGCCTGAGATTTTCGCTCGCCCCAGTCATTGTCCACCCGGTGCCACCAGGAGCAGGGCTCTCCAGTGGGTCCTGCCAGACCCTGCATGGGCTGTGGGAGGGAGTCCTGTGTGCACCCACGCAGCCTGGCACTGGCACTGCCTGCAGTGCTTTGCTACCCAGGAGCACCAGTATCAATGCCAGTAAAGTGTTTGTACCACACACGGGATAAGGGGGGGTCTGGATCACAGTGATGGATGCAGATGCCCTCCTTCTGAGGTAGAGCACAAAATGCCCGTAGCAGTCTTATTATATAGCCTTCTGTctggcaaagcagcagaaatactgggttatgcttaaaaaaatcccaaaccaaaaccacccccCTTCCCAATGCTCTGTTAATTTGCCAGCATTTCTCCTTGCATATTTGCTGTGCTGCGAAGTCTTCCAActacttcagttttatttagaaaatggtAATATTTGCTGCTGTAACTCttcccttctgattttcttttatcatCAGATTTGTCTACGGGGATTATTTACCGGAGGAGAATTGCAACGTGCCAGAATGTAATTCCTGAAATTTTAAGAAAGGTAACTACTTTTAGAGAATTCTAGTCAAGTTGTAAAACCTTAATGCTTCGCTGTGGTTTATCTTGTTTAAAAGGATCACAtttcaaaatgattttttttttacatgagaAAAGTTACTTCTAAAGAGaagttaagagaaaaaaattctctagGAACTGATTTTATATTTAACTTGAATGGACAAAATTGTAGCCTTGAGCACACTAAGATGTaactggtggtggtggttgttttaCAGGCAGTGATGGGCTTTTAACTTTTGTACCCGGAAAAAgtaaagctgttttaaaatgttatctgGGCCACAGTGAAAGTACAGccattccccccaccccaataTAATAATCTTACTGCTGTCAATGCTCATGAGTTTTGTGTGGTAGATGGTATTTTTATAAATCCCAGTCTTGTGGAACTCAGCAAGAAGGCAGCAGCTAGTAATAAACACTGGGTAATTATTCCTAAGCTGAGCTCATGTATTTTGGATGTCTGATCCATGGCTCCTGAACACATTGGGTTGTAATCTCTCATAAAACCATTCTATAAGTGAAGTCAGAGGGAATTAAAGTAATACTTAATGTGCCTATAGCATGTTGCAAGTTAAATAGGGCATCGTAGGGTCCCTATAAAGAAGTAAAATGTGATTTCTTAAAGGCTGTAGAAAACGTAAGGACCTGGGTTGTACAATCCCATAGTGTCTCTCTGTTGTGTGTCTTTTAGTGACAGTCCTCTCTTCACAGTTTGTTATGGGAGAAGAATTAGCcttaatttattatttgtttttttgcGGAGTATCTTGCAGCAGATAGTCTGTATACAGAAAAGTACATTTACATTCATGTGTGGTTAAATAACTGTACTATTTCACAGCCTGCATGCTTAAAAGTACGCATGTACTCTTTTCCTGGTGCTGACAACTCTGTATGTTTTTGCCTCTAAACATGTGTTTGTCTCTTCCAAGCCTCACCTGCCAAGGAGAACATATTGCCTTATACATGCAGAATGTAAATAAACCGATGGTgagattttcatcctttctttgGCCCACGCTTGCTAGATCAAGGTCACTCAGGTTGACAAGTGGGCTCTCAGAGGAGGAGGCCTCCTGGGAGAGAGGAGCCGGAGCAGGGCGTCAGCCACTGCGGCTGGCAGCAGGAGCCTGCAGAGGGGCAAGCATTTCTCCTGCTCCTGTGGTTTAGCTGGTGGGTTTGGCTGCCTTGCATGTAACTGTTTGGAAGTGGCTTCTGTTATCCTTTGTTGTCATAAATTAGCCATCAGCAGCAAGAGAGAAAGCGTGAAGTGCTGCAGGTAAGTTGGGCTGTAGTGGTCTTGGAAGTCCTGCTGGGGATCAAGCAGCTTCCCTAAAACTTGGAGCGTTTGCATGGCCTTTAGTAGCTGCTGACAAAGTTGATTGTTCTCATCAGGGCTAACCACAGCTGATGAGCCCTCCTCCTGAATCCTCAGTCTTATCCTCTGAGGCTAGTAATACTTTCAAAATACTGAGAAGTGATtctacccttttttttctttttttaaaagctgtaattcTTCTGTGTGCCAGGTCAGTGTCCTAAAAGTGCCCGACATCTACTTGGAAGAGGAATCTTGGCTTAAtatgcagaaaagaaacatggcTATGAAAACTCATTGTCTTACGTGGACACAGTACGCATCTCTGAGTGAGGAGTCTGTCTTCAGAGAGAGCTTGGAGAATCCAAACTGGTGAGTGCTGGCCTCTGGGTGTAGCAGTGCCCCTGTGCTGGCTCAAGGCTACTATGGCCCTCAAAAAGGATTTTGTGTTGCCTTTTGAATGCTTGGAATGAGAGGGGTctgaataataatttctttggtATGTCTTGAATGCATTTGAAGCAGCAACTCTAGATGTACCGTATCTTTCCTCTGGCTTGTTCAGAGGCGAGGTTAGGTtctctggccagagcacaaataattgctggaaaataattttctgtgtgctgctctgcagtcaTAGAAGGCTGCCCCGCTGTTCCCACACAGCAGGAGTAGCCAGAGCATTCGTTTTTCTCTCGTGTCTACCAACGGATGCTTGGacagcagtttaaaaattatCAGCTCTCTCATGCTTGCCAGCCATTGGCACGGAGCATACTTGTTCccaaacagttttctttctctggtgcCTGGCCTGCTGTGCCCCAAAGATGTAAGCTGCTGTTGGACTTTGCCTGGGAGAACACACACTTGTGTTTGTGCAGAGTGGAGCCTAGAAATGTCTTTATGCTCATTTACGGCGGGATCAGAGTGGAATTTCTAATTCCCATAGCATTGAAATGAGCAGGTAGGTGATACATGtgactgtcttttaaaaaaagatttatctCCAGCTGATGTCAACCCCATTAATTCTTACTTTGTTCTGGTGTCTCTTGTAATTAGTTGTTACTTTTGTCTTGTGATGTTCCCTGGGAAGCGTGGCAGGGTTGTCCAGCAAGGTCCATGTGACTTCAGAAAGCTCttaagcataagaaaaaaaccataaacTTCAGGTCGCCCAGGCATTTTTGAAAGCCCTATGCTGGAATGCTGCTGTTTGAGGACAGGTTCCTCTGGCTTTTtatactgttttgttttgaaagtttgCTGGGACCCTCTGTACTTACTGAGGCTTCCTCCACATCAGAGTTGCATTGCAACTGTAGATGTTGGTCTTGTTGGTGTAAAAACTCTAACTACTGCAACTGGTCACTCATTCATGCCCTGTTTTGAGTTCCAGTTTAGGAAAGACACTGTCCTCAGCGTGCCGCTTCTGCTCCTGCAGGCTTGTGCAGGAGAGTTGTCTGAGCTCCGTGTCACCACCACTCACTCTTACCTTAAGGCATACTGTGACACTCGGGAAGGCAGACGCGTAGCTGGGCTGCCAGAGTGTGATTGCAGCCTCAGCAGATTCACTTACAGAGACTTTCAGTGCCTGCCGGGGCAATGGTGCCTCTGGAGGTACTGTGGGTGACGATGCAGGTCAGCAGCTGCAATACGTAGCTGCAGGAGCCCGCGGACCTCAGCTGTGCTGCCCTGGCCAGGTAGGTTCAAGGATGCCTGGGTGTGCCTGTGCACACCACTGTCACCTCTTCAGGAGTCTTATGGAGACAATCAGATCTAACAAATGCTGGCTGGCAAAACGGCGTGAAATTTCAGCTTCATGTAGTATAGGTACGGTGACATTTCCATTTGAATAGATGAAGGAATTATGCAAAGGGCATAACATTAGCAGCATACTATTGCACtggagagaaataagaaaacacacAATGAGGAGACTCAAGTGATCCTGATTAGTGGGAAGATTCTACATTATGCCTCTAAAGAGAGAACAACATTATGAGAGTGATGGTAACCTGAGTACAGACAGAAACTTGTCTTTCTCTAAGCACTGCTGGGCAGATGTCAATAGCAACCTCCTGAAACTCTTCAGGGCACTAAAAGCAtgaagagaatgagaaaattCTGCACCTCAGTCGGGCACCATGTGCGTGCTGTAGTgggctgtttgtttgtttaatcgGCTTTAACATGACGTTGTTAAGGATGCTGATGAATGAAAGCAGAGCACTGCTTTGCTGGCTTGTGTCTCGATCAGCTGCCCGAGCAGGTCGACTGCCTTCGCCTCTCCCTGCACCTCCCAGGTGCGTGATCGGCTCTGCGCCGGGTACTGCCTGCTCCCGGCCCAGGAGGGGAGCTGGTGGCTTGGGAGGTGTTGGGGCggtggctgcaggctgccctgcagacaTTCCCTGGGGTGCGTTAACAGCCGCAGCacctgcagccctgctctgtGCCTCTGCAAGGACATCTCTTGCCAGTGGGGTTAGtgacagagctgctgctttggagaGCTGCAGCCTGGTCCTGGGCACGTGTGGTGGGATGATGCTGATTGGAATTCAGAATATTTCTACCCCGTCAGGTGAAGTTATAACTGTCTGTGCTGACTTCAGCCCAGCTACTTTGTAGACCAATATGCTGTAGAAAATCAAACCACGAATCCAGACCCTGCAGGGATTGGTGGCTTAGACGTTTAGCAGACCCTCATCCGTAGGACGTGGATTGGTTTACTCAGTTTGAGATTGGCAGTTAcatcctttatttttcagctggagaaCAGCAAGTCAGGGAAGGGAAACAGCAACCTTCCTGATGTCCCTAATGGAGGTGGGGCATTTGAAGTGATGCTTGCTTAGTCCCAAACAGCCAATTTAACCACAGCGTAGTTCTTCCTCTTAACGTCAGGTGGTTATTTTGTCCTAAATAAATGTGAACACAGTGGTGCCAACTGCTGCATATTCTTGCAGAGTGAATTATTGTGGGAGCTTCCAAGCAGAGCATATAAATGTCTGAAAAGATACAGTAGCAAACAAACATTAccataaataaattataaaccATTGAAAAAGGCATGATGAGGCATATCTGTATATTCAGAGGCCAGAAAGCACCTGCGTTATCCTCTTGGCTGAACTCCTTCATGACACTTTTTATTTGGTTTCCATGATTTAATTGCTGTTATAGACAAGCATCTCATCTTGATGTCTGAAGTCCAAAGAACGCCAGTTAGTCCCCTTGGGCAAGGCCTGGccgcaggcagagctgcagacagGGTGGGTCCAGACCCGGGTGGCGTTTGCCTGCAGAGGGTCTGGGGTGGCTTGCCGGTGCTGCCCTGGTGTTTGCTGGCACTGCCCGGGTGTTTGCTGGCACTTCCGCGGGATGTGGCTCTGGAGGGCTCTGGAGCTTGCAGCTTTCACCGCTGTTCTATCAAACCAGCGTGAATCTTCTCAGcggctcccctccctccacttGCATGCATATGTGCTTCGGTTAGTGACAATTTCTGGAGTGATTCACTTGTGCTTAGCCTAAAAGCGTGCATTACGTACGTTAGGTTTGAGCTTGCTTTCCATCTAGCTGAACAGCTGGGCAGCGTCCGTGTTGACCGGGAGGGCTCTGGGAAGAGTTATCTGCACAGTGCCAAAACTGAAGGGGaaagtcagtggcaaaactccCCTGTAACTGCCTGGATTTATGTTGAAGTTGTGTACTGGCAAATTTCCATGTGTCTGGGCAGGTTATACCTGTCTTTGTGCAGTGGAGTATCCCTGTGTAGCTTGAATTTTGTCTCCGGTGTCATTTGCCATCTCCCTGTGTTTTGGTTTGactgcttttcccctccctgccaggagcatttctttgctgtttcattttgtgtCCCTCAGTTGCTGTTGGATTCCCTTTATTACCCAGCACTTTCCCTCATTTTGTACAGCCCGAGGGAGTTATGGTCTCTTGCAGCGCGGTGGGTGCAGAGTGAGAAGATGTCTCCCTGATGTGGAGAGATGCACGTGATGCATGAGCAGTGGGTATCAGCTGGAGATGGGAATTAAAAAGATCTGCCGTATAAAAGCTCTCTCCTTTGAAGAGCCTTGCCCTGGATGTTACTTCTAGTTTTGAAAGCCATGCGGGCTTTGGAAACTCTCCCTGACACTATCTGAACGAGAATATTGCTAGACTTTTTATACTAAAGACACTTTAATTAAACTCCCATCATGAAAACAATTAGACCAAATTTGCTGTACTTAAGTAGTCAATAATTTAGTAGTAGGATCTCATTAATAGACTTCCCCCTATGACTGTGTTGTAATGATGCGGCATTGCCAGCTGCATGCTACGGAAATCAATCAGAGGTCAATATTTTCCTTGAGCCTGCCTTTTTTGTCTCCTACAATGGTGAAACtgcaaaaatgaataaatacatCCCAACCAGAGCAGCTGAGTTCAATGGTGGATTTTTACTGCTGACATCCATCCTGTGGTTGAGGGGAGACTTCTCATGTTCTCCAGCTCCTTCACTTGGACTCCACGCAATTGTCTTACTGTGCtgacagaaataataaatggTCGCGGCCCGCCGAGGGCATCGGTGGTGCTGGGCTCACATGCGTGCTGCGGGGACAGGAGTGGGGAGTCCTCTCCTCACTGCTACTACTGCCTCTGTCTAGCTTGGCTCGGATGATGTCCTGAGGACTCTCTATAAAATCATTCAAGTGTATTTCACTGTTTCTGCAGCTGGCTTTCATGATTCTGGAGACGGCCGTTGTGTCCTCGCCAGGCCTCTCTCTGTGTTGCTGCTCTTGGGCTTCTCCAGTAAGCGCATGTCTTTCCTGAGGCAGTGTCCAGCTGGACCCGCAGCAGTGCTGAGCACGGGAGATCATCATTACGAACCTCTCGTTACACTGATGTTCCTGTATCTTGTTTCATTTGCCTTTGAGACTGCCATACAAAATGTACGAGTGTAACAGATGAATCCCTTACTCGGGTCTCAAACGCTAACTTTCTTAACGTAGAGTTTACACTTAATGTTTACTAAGtagacagagaaataaaaggctGTTATGTTCCTGTTTCTTAGGACAGACTTCACACAGAAAGGCAGAATATCAGTTACGGGGGCAGGTTTGCTCAACTGTGTGTTGGAAGCTTTTGCTcagtcatttttaaaacaaggtgTGAAGAAGGTAAGTAATTTCTTCCTTGAATTATATTCTAAATTTTTTCAAACCACCAGATTATCTGGGCTCAAAATTAAACTGATGTTTCAAGTCTGTATTCTTTATATCTCATAAttgttgaaaaaatatttgacctTTTCTTTTGTCTACAGAGAATAAGCAGAACAAAAATGGGTTTAGTTTTATTATGGtaatagttttatttcaaacacattttaaaacacgGCATGTATGACTGTAtcagtttctgtatttcattcttATTCCTGATTTCCCCCAGGCATTTAAACAGTTCTTCTTGCTAATGCCTCATTGTACCAGCTAATACTGTAATAATAATTTGCAGTTCTATAGCACCTTTACACTGAAATAGTCAAAAGTAGTCAACATGAATTTATATCATGTCACACATTTTTCTCCAGTaatgttagattttttttggcAGCTTGATGTATTTACAATAGCCACAGTCAATCTCCCTGTAGCAGTTCTGTATACTTCAATAGTTCTGTCTTTCAGTAAGAATTATGAAAGAGGATAAAAGCTATCCAGCTATCCAGCAGAACATCCCAAGGGAGTTAGTGTTCAAAGGCCTTTTGTTTCTGGGAGTCATGTCATATTGATAAACTAGGTTTAACAGCAATGTCTCCTGAAGCGTTCATTGGGAAATGAAGTTGCGTGGAGGTCTTGTTCTCTGGAAGTTTGTGCCTTGAAGAGATTTGGGGGTTCAGGTTCTGCCATGCAGGCTGTTCAAAATTTACACCTGCTGAAAAAGGAgcaagaaggagaaggaaggcgTATTTAATTAAacctttttaatgagaaagtaagaggggttttttgccttcccccgccctttttttttttttggtctttttcccccttccagtTTGTATCTTGTTTCAGATGAATGAAAGCATATGTATGTGCCTGAAAACATGGCATTTTCACAGCTGGGCTCATGAATCTTATGTACAGCAAGACTATAATGAACCTGCATTTAccattatttatcattttttagTTATCCAATGgagaaatttgtttttcagatgaaCTTAGATGTCCACAG
Protein-coding regions in this window:
- the PRELID2 gene encoding PRELI domain-containing protein 2, producing MGVTVEVHRVYRYPFEQVVASYLRKYPSPMEKHVMAVETVEEKTDLSTGIIYRRRIATCQNVIPEILRKVSVLKVPDIYLEEESWLNMQKRNMAMKTHCLTWTQYASLSEESVFRESLENPNWTDFTQKGRISVTGAGLLNCVLEAFAQSFLKQGVKKGIKIMETLLQEQCG